Below is a window of Saccharomonospora viridis DSM 43017 DNA.
ATCGAGGGCGCGAACGAATTCGGGCGCGAGTCGAGAATTGTGGCGGACGACACGTTCACGGTGTTGTCGGATCGGTGCCCGTGTTCGCCCGGAAACGGCGCTTTTGTCGCCTTTGTTGCCTTTGCCGTCTTCGGTGTTCGCGGCGCCTCCGCAGCCTTCGGGAGCCTTGCCGTCCTCGGCGCGTCACGGTGCTGTGGTTCTGTGGCCGACGGTCCTGTGGTCGGTCGGGTCGGCTCGTCGGTGTCGGCGGGGACCGCGGAGGGTGAGTGTGGGCTTGCTCCGGGAAGCCCGTGGGGGCCGTGCCCGTGGTTCGTCGTGATGTCGACCCTGAAGTCGGATGCGCGGATGAAGTCGGATGCGCGGGAGTTCTTCTCGGCGTCGAGAAGGGTGGGATCGTGAAGGGTGGCGAGGTGGATGTCGAGAAGAGCGCGGTGCGGAACGCGCACTCTCCACTCGTGCGTCGCGGAGGTCTTCACCATTTCCGCCACCTTTTCACCGCCGTTCACGACTTCCACCGTCCTGCATTGCCGGCCGAGTGCCCGCCCGGGCATTCGGCGATGCATAAGCGTTATCCACGTTCGGCGAACTTCGCTTTCGAATTACCTGACGTCCAACGGGGCCATGTGGTTGCGTGTGCGGTGGGACACATCTGCCATCGCTCGATCCTTACCGGTGGGAAACCATGCCGGACCAGTGTGGACAGGCGATGGGTAACGATAAGGAATCATGTCGACCCGTGTGGTGTAACGGGATTGAGCAACTCAGCGATTTGCTGAGAGGTCTGAACCGTCGATGGGTCTGAACCGGCTGTTGCGCTCGTTGAATCGATGACCGCGTTCTTCGTCCGGTTCGTGCAGTGGCCTCACCGGGAATTGACGCCATGTGTATGCTCCGCATCGCTGGGTGTCTGAATCCTCACCTGTCGGGGTTTTCCCTTCCGCACTGTGCTCTTAGGAGACTCATGAACAGCAGAAAAACGTTCGCCAGAGTTGGCGCGCTCGTCGCCGGAACCGCTGCCGCGCTTTCCCTCGGATCGACTCCTGTTTCAGCGGACAGCGCGAAGGCTCGTATCGACGGATCAACGAACGGCTACGTCGTCAATCTCGATTCCGAGAGTCAGACCACCACGCTGTTCAACCTGAGTCTCGAGGGTGGCAACTCGCTGCGTGCGTACTGCGTGGAGATCAGTGTCCGGGTCGACCCGTCCCGGCCGCTGTACGAGAGCCCGTGGGACGAATTCCCGAACCCGGACTCGCCGTTCCACGGCAACCGTGACCACATCAACTGGGTGCTGCACCACGGCTACCCCGCACAGAGTCTCTCCGATTTGGAGCAGACCCTGACCGAACAGGGTGTTGAGCTCCACAATGGACTGAGCCAGCGGGAGGCCATCACTGCCACCCAGGCGGCCGTGTGGCACTACAGCGACGGCAAGAACATCGACCGACAGGACCCGGTGCGTGCCGGCCAGGACGTGGACGCCGATGTGCTCGCGCTCTACGACTACCTCACCGGTGAGTCCAATGTGGGCATGGCGGAGCCGAACGCCGCCCTGGAGCTCGACCCCAACTCGGCCACGGGGGTCGCGGGTGAGCGGATCGGACCGTTCACCGTGAGCACCACCGGCGAGATCACCGAGCTCATCAGTGAGCTCCCCGAAGGGGTCACCGTCACCGACGCCGAAGGCAACGAGTTGACCGCCGAGGACATCGGCGACGGCACCGAGCTCTACATCGACGTGCCCGCCGAAGCCGCGGAGGGTGCGGGTGAGTTCTCGCTGACCGCGACCGCCCACCTGGCCATCGGCAGGCTGTTCGTCGCCGAGGACTACGACCGCAAGCCGGCCCAGTCGCTGATCGTGGCCTCGTCCGACGACACCACCATGAAGGCCAAGGCCAGTGCGGAGTGGAAGGCCGCGCCGAAGACCACGCCGCCGGAGGAGACCACCGAGGTCCCCACTCCGACGCCGACTTCGCAGCAGCCCCCGGTGGAGACCCCGCAGCCGTCGGAGACCCCGCAGACCGAGACGGAGGACCTCGCCCAGACCGGTGTCTCGGCCATGACACCGCTGTTGATCGGTCTCGGCCTGGTGGCCGCCGGTACGGCGGCGATCCTGCTGCAGCGCCGTAGGAAGAACGCCTAGACCGACAGCCCAGCGGTCCTGACTCGATGAAGGCCGCCTTCACCGTCACATGACGTGGTGAAGGCGGCCTTTTCGCACTCGTCGAGTTCGTGGGCGTCCGGACCGGGCCGTGCGATATTCAACGACCTGACGTCGGCCGAGAACGTCGACCTCGCTAGTGTTCAAGTCGTTGTCTTCACCGCGCGAACACGGTCGGGGGGCCGATGGAGTTCCGCATCCTGGGCCCGTTACAGGTCGTGGATGGCGACCGGGAGGTCGTTGTGCCCGCGGGCAGGCTTCGCGTGTTGTTGGCGG
It encodes the following:
- a CDS encoding Cys-Gln thioester bond-forming surface protein, with protein sequence MNSRKTFARVGALVAGTAAALSLGSTPVSADSAKARIDGSTNGYVVNLDSESQTTTLFNLSLEGGNSLRAYCVEISVRVDPSRPLYESPWDEFPNPDSPFHGNRDHINWVLHHGYPAQSLSDLEQTLTEQGVELHNGLSQREAITATQAAVWHYSDGKNIDRQDPVRAGQDVDADVLALYDYLTGESNVGMAEPNAALELDPNSATGVAGERIGPFTVSTTGEITELISELPEGVTVTDAEGNELTAEDIGDGTELYIDVPAEAAEGAGEFSLTATAHLAIGRLFVAEDYDRKPAQSLIVASSDDTTMKAKASAEWKAAPKTTPPEETTEVPTPTPTSQQPPVETPQPSETPQTETEDLAQTGVSAMTPLLIGLGLVAAGTAAILLQRRRKNA